The nucleotide sequence ACTTCGGGTAAGCATAAACTTTGTATGTTTTTCATTGTAATTTCATCAATCACACCGCTGTTCTTTAAGTCCTTAACCGTGCTTGTTATTGATTCTGCAATGGTATTTCTCATGATTTCACCTCTATAAAACTCCCTTTTTTTATTGCTTTATTCAATTTCTCATTTGTTAGAGACAACAACACCTTTGCCAATTCCTTGAAGGCATGAAGTTCTTTGGAAGATAAATTTGCTTTTTCGTTCTTTGCAAAGCCATGAATAAAAAATGCTTTGTCCGCATGTTTATAACAAATAATTGTTCTTCCACTTCCACTTTTTCCTTTGCCCTGGAAACGAATACGCTTTTTAATGATATGACCACCTAAATTTGCCTCATAGATACCATCTTTGACTTCATTCAATGCGTTTGAAAGTTCATTATCAGGTATATTTTGTTTTTTTGCCCATTTTGCAAAATGCCTGGTCATTAATTTTTTCATAACTTAATATAACACCGAGTGATATAGTTTTCAACAAAAAATAGCTCTTTTTACTCCTCGCTTCTGTTGCTACTCGTTTTCTATGACACGGGCCACCGGGTTGCCGCAGTTGGTGCAAATTCCTTTGAGAATCAGCATCCCATCTTCAACCTTTCCGCTGACGCTCAGGTTGCGGGTTGCGGGACGCCCAGGTTGCGGGACCATAAAATTATAAGTTTCTATTCAGATTGCAGCACGTTCCATTGTTGCCTCTAAAAATCGTGTTTAAAACTGCCGGTACAGTGTTGAAGTGGAAACTGGTTCGTTTTTTACGGTGGGTAAGATATCATATTTGATAAAAATTGTCCAGGTTGCGGGACGCCCATCAAATTATAAGATTCTATTCAGGTTGCGGGACCTTGATATATTGATATATTCCTGATAGCGCGTATCTCGGGACATCTTTAAGCTTCCTAATTTCAAACACATTCATTATTAGCTCTGAAAATCGTGTTTAAAAACTGCCGGATACTGTATTGAAGTGGAAATAGCCCAGTTTTTTTTGGTGCGTAGGATATCATGTTTAATTAAAATAGTCCAGAATTCTAAATATTTGACAGATTTACTGGATGGTACCAATTTATTTGATGCATGAAATGGAACCCAACCCGACTCCATCCCAATTCTCATTTCAATCTACTAATCCTTATTTCTTTTTGATTAAAATAAGTTGACAATATGTCACATCTGACATATTGTTGGTTGTATGAGCTTACAAGACAAACCGCTGGTATGGATGCATGGCGAAATTGCGACTCCGCCTTTTTCTTCAAACGCTCGAATAGAAGCAGGATACTTATTACGGCAAATTCAAAAAGGCATAAAATTATCTCTACCACAATCACGTCCAATGCCGTCAATTGGAACTCGCTGTCATGAGTTAAGAATAAATGATGAAAATCTGACGTGGCGAATAATCTATCGAATCTACACCGATTCGATTTTGATCATAGAGGTTTTTGAAAAAAAGACAAACAAAACCCCAAAACCAATTATTGATATTTGCAAACAAAGAATCAAACGCTATGAAAAAGATGTTAAAAAAGGTGGAAAATAAAATGAAGAAGGAAAAAAAGAAATATTTAGAGTCTAAAGGTTATAAGGTGGGATATGCAGAAGAGTTTCTTGGACTGAGTGCGGAAGAATCGGAATACATCGAGCTGAAACTGGCACTCAGCCAAGCTCTGGCAAAACGCCGCAAACAAAAAAAATTGACACAGGCACAGTTAGCCAAAGTACTGAAATCCAGTCAATCCAGAGTTGCCAAAATTGAAAAGGGCGATCCAAGCGTTTCTGTGGACCTTCTTATCAAATCCTTGCTGGCTATGGGTGCCAATAAAAAGAGTATTGCTAAAGCAATTGCATGATGCGTCTTAATTGAAAAAATCATGTACACTTCTTCTATATTCTTTTCTTTTCCCTTGTCCACGTATCAGTTTTCAGCGGGTTGCGATGTGCGATGTGCGGGATGTACCTTGGTATATTGATATGCTCCTGATAACGCGTATGCCGGGACATCCTTTCAAGCGCAATCGCATTTGCGATTGAGTTATGAATTGTGAGTTTCGCAATCGCTATCGCGATTGAGTTATGAATTGTGAGTTTTAAATTTTGAATTTTGAGTTGAAATGCAATTCGCTAGCGCTGTTGAATTTAATGTGGTTTAATTTTACCGGACACTTTGCTAAGAGTAATTATACAGAAAGTGAGGTGTTCAATGAGCAAGAAACGAAAACGTCCAAATTACACTAGAGAGTTCAAACACGATGCC is from Thermodesulfobacteriota bacterium and encodes:
- a CDS encoding type II toxin-antitoxin system RelE/ParE family toxin — its product is MKKLMTRHFAKWAKKQNIPDNELSNALNEVKDGIYEANLGGHIIKKRIRFQGKGKSGSGRTIICYKHADKAFFIHGFAKNEKANLSSKELHAFKELAKVLLSLTNEKLNKAIKKGSFIEVKS
- a CDS encoding helix-turn-helix domain-containing protein; translation: MKKEKKKYLESKGYKVGYAEEFLGLSAEESEYIELKLALSQALAKRRKQKKLTQAQLAKVLKSSQSRVAKIEKGDPSVSVDLLIKSLLAMGANKKSIAKAIA
- a CDS encoding type II toxin-antitoxin system RelE/ParE family toxin → MSLQDKPLVWMHGEIATPPFSSNARIEAGYLLRQIQKGIKLSLPQSRPMPSIGTRCHELRINDENLTWRIIYRIYTDSILIIEVFEKKTNKTPKPIIDICKQRIKRYEKDVKKGGK